A region from the Salvia splendens isolate huo1 chromosome 15, SspV2, whole genome shotgun sequence genome encodes:
- the LOC121766323 gene encoding transcription factor MYB108-like codes for MEQLGKVRGDYSEEEMDLRRGPWTVEEDFTLINYIAHHGEGRWNSLARCAGLKRTGKSCRLRWLNYLRPDVRRGNITLEEQLLILELHSRWGNRWSKIAQHLPGRTDNEIKNYWRTRVQKHAKQLKCDVNSKQFKDAMRYLWMPRLVERIQAASASAAAAPLPSSAAGNYHLTDSGSFGQPHNMVNSQTTPENSSAAVSASSDSFNHNQDQCYAAADQISYGGDNQQSVTNQTDYFNQGLDFSCSQWMDCGGDNLWDVEDMFFLQNQFNSNV; via the exons ATGGAGCAACTCGGTAAAGTGAGAGGCGATTACAGCGAGGAGGAAATGGATCTCCGGAGAGGCCCATGGACCGTTGAAGAAGACTTCACCCTCATCAACTACATCGCTCATCACGGCGAAGGCCGCTGGAACTCCCTCGCCCGCTGCGCTG GCCTAAAGAGGACCGGAAAGAGCTGCAGGCTGAGGTGGCTGAACTACCTCCGCCCCGACGTCCGCCGCGGCAACATCACTCTAGAAGAGCAGCTTCTCATCCTCGAACTCCATTCCCGTTGGGGAAATCG GTGGTCGAAAATCGCGCAGCATCTCCCGGGGAGGACAGACAACGAGATCAAGAACTACTGGCGCACACGGGTGCAAAAGCATGCCAAGCAGCTGAAATGTGACGTGAACAGCAAGCAATTCAAGGACGCCATGCGCTACCTTTGGATGCCGAGGCTGGTGGAGCGGATCCaagccgcctccgcctccgccgccgccgcgccgTTGCCTTCCTCCGCCGCCGGAAACTACCACCTCACCGACAGCGGCAGTTTCGGGCAGCCTCACAACATGGTCAACTCTCAGACAACGCCGGAGAACTCCAGCGCCGCCGTCTCCGCTTCCTCCGACTCTTTCAACCACAACCAAGACCAGTGCTACGCGGCGGCGGATCAGATTAGCTACGGCGGCGATAATCAGCAATCTGTGACGAATCAAACCGACTACTTTAATCAAGGGTTGGATTTCAGCTGCAGCCAGTGGATGGACTGTGGTGGTGACAATTTGTGGGATGTGGAGGACATGTTTTTCTTACAAAACCAGTTCAATAGCAATGTTTAA
- the LOC121766638 gene encoding uncharacterized protein LOC121766638: MHTPYTPCGAKWHGVTEIGNAPRHSVAHYRDQLSLIRPGQFLWTPYADCILPEYCIDSTASYLCDTYLVCWSFVEAHEAGRVCRQFNRYQRIPQYCDRMLHSSGHLSKSHRRGRKGADWAKVHKFFIDEWDLRHDRFQATFDHATATLGGRINPGYMAWYNRITVSYLVQPGTQSTDGMNEAASSNLLAVETLQGIWHLTSEHDTDPRFIQIRDMAASALRAMNHADAMEYPSSQRQNVVVPPRPPTSLRHGLPGVRTGGHGITRQHRLAQQQQPQPEYAVPEPLSPEYDPPGWSQLSGASIEPSQWGARASCDSFFGGVSDWDASQQGRDTYFQNAQKT; the protein is encoded by the exons atgcacacgccgtataccccgtgcggagccaa gtggcacggagttactgaaattggaaatgcgCCCCGACATTCAGTAGCTCATTATCGTGATCAGTTATCACTGATCCGTCCTGGCCAG tttCTGTGGACACCCTATGCAGACTGTATCCTCCCTGAGTACTGCATTGATTCGACTGCATCCTACTTGTGCGATACTTATTTGGTGTGCTGGTCATTTGTCGAGGCACACGAGGCTGGACGCGTTTGTCGACAATTTAACCGCTACCAGCGTATTCCTCAGTACTGTGATAGGATGCTACATAGCTCCGGCCATTTGAGTAAAAGTCATCGCCGTGGGAGGAAGGGCGCTGATTGGGCTAAGGTACAtaagttcttcattgatgaatgGGACTTGCGCCACGACAGGTTCCAAGCAACTTTTGACCACGCAACGGCGACACTAGGTGGTCGCATTAATCCGGGTTATATGGCGTGGTACAATAGGATCACCGTGTCGTACCTAGTTCAACCTGGGACACAGTCAACTGACGGGATGAACGAGGCAGCCTCTTCTAATTTATTGGCG GTTGAGACCCTTCAGGGGATATGGCATTTGACCTCTGAGCATGACACAGACCCTCGGTTCATTCAGATTCGAGACATGGCTGCTTCGGCACTTCGTGCGATGAACCATGCTGATGCGATGGAGTATCCATCTTCTCAACGGCAAAATGTGGTCGTGCCGCCACGCCCACCAACTTCTCTTCGTCATGGACTGCCGGGTGTCCGGACGGGTGGGCACGGGATTACACGACAGCATAGGTTGGCGCAGCAGCAGCAACCGCAACCTGAGTATGCGGTACCAGAGCCCTTGAGTCCGGAGTACGATCCCCCAGGATGGTCTCAGTTGAGTGGTGCAAGCATTGAGCCCTCGCAATGGGGAGCACGCGCGTCATGTGATTCATTCTTTGGAGGTGTGTCTGATTGGGATGCATCTCAACAAGGACGTGACACGTACTTTCAGAATGCccagaaaacatag
- the LOC121768818 gene encoding nuclear export mediator factor NEMF-like: protein MVKVRMNTADVAAEVKCLRHLIGMRCSNVYDLSPKTYVFKLMSSSGVTASGESEKVLLLMESGVRLHTTVYMRDKSSTPSGFTLKLRKHIRTRRLEDVRQLGYDRIILFQFGLGANAHYVILELYAQGNILLTDPEFTVLTLLRSHRDDNKGFAIMSRHQYPVEQSRAFERTTKEKMCAALESFVEGKKDQQLDNCETVNDSSNVPMGKHGSEKNTEANESKKTDNIRAKQATLKVVLGEILGYGPALSEHVILDAGLMPSMKVSKDFKLDTNIAEALAEAVMKFEDWLADVIYGEKVPEGYIVMQQKISGKKSDDVSDKGSLEQMYDEFCPLLLNQFKSRDSTQFEMFDAALDEFYSKIESQRAEQQHKTKENSAMQKLEKIKVDQESRVHALKREVEQCMKLAALIEYNLEDVDAAILAVRVALANGMSWVDLARMVKEEKKSGNPVASLIDKLHLERNCFTLLLSNNLDEMDDDEKTQPVDKVEVDIALSAHANARRYYEMKKKQESKQEKTITAHEKAFKAAERKTRQQLSQEKTVATISHMRKVHWFEKFNWFISSENYLVISGRDAQQNEMIVKRYMSKGDLYVHADLHGASSTVIKNHRPENPVPHLTLNQTGCYTVCHSQAWDSKIVTSAWWVYPHQVSKTAPTGEYLTVGSFMIRGKKNFLPPQPLIMGFGILFRLDESSLGSHLNERRVRGEEEGIGDTEQNEPFKEISDSGSDSEKEVSGEKESDSSSLISLSSERPLGEGLSSQASSRGLEVSEVAVKQDFSNETTTSGISIGNVKEHDSSSKTAAAMPDFQDLMDRALELGSGTASTKNYGLQPSGEDIVEEHDHEMTKAAQRDKPYITKAERRKLKKGEKEGAVAPAEHEKGAERNHHPVSQPDNDVKTSKAGTGKTSRGQRGKLKKIKEKYADQDEDERNLRMALLGAAGKSKKNMENAENEKAAAEKVVKPTTGAADAVKICYNCKKVGHTSRECPEHPDDTKKSKTGGKIESAESEMDKVMMEEDDINEIGEEEKEKLNDVDYLTGNPIPSDVLLYAVPVCAPYNAVQTYKYRVKLIPGSLKKGKAAKTAMNLFGHMPEATSREKELMKACTDPELVAAIVGNVKVSAAGLTQLKQKQKKNKKAANKGAKS from the exons ATGGTGAAGGTACGGATGAACACCGCCGACGTGGCGGCGGAGGTGAAGTGTCTCCGGCACTTAATTGGTATGCGTTGCTCCAACGTGTACGATCTTTCTCCCAAG ACGTATGTGTTTAAGCTGATGAGTAGCAGTGGAGTCACGGCGTCCGGGGAGAGTGAGAAGGTTTTGCTTTTGATGGAGAGTGGCGTAAGATTGCATACAACAGTTTATATGCG GGACAAGAGCAGTACTCCATCAGGATTTACACTGAAACTAAGGAAACACATAAGAACAAGAAGGCTCGAGGATGTGCGCCAGCTGGGATATGATAGG ATAATACTCTTTCAATTTGGACTAGGTGCTAATGCACACTATGTTATCTTGGAGCTGTATGCTCAAGGGAATATTCTTCTTACAGATCCTGAGTTCACTGTCCTAACTCTCCTGCGGTCACACAG GGATGATAATAAAGGGTTTGCAATCATGTCACGCCATCAATATCCAGTTGAACAATCTCGAGCTTTCGAGCGTACAACTAAAGAAAAGATGTGTGCAGCCTTGGAATCTTTTGTGGAGGGCAAAAAAGATCAGCAACTTGATAATTGTGAAACTGTAAATGATAGTTCTAATGTCCCCATGGGAAAGCATGGAAGTGAAAAGAACACAGAGGCTAATGAGTCAAAGAAAACTGATAATATTCGTGCAAAGCAGGCAACTCTGAAGGTTGTTCTTGGGGAAATTTTAGGTTACGGTCCAGCTTTGTCTGAACATGTAATATTGGATGCTGGTCTGATGCCGAGTATGAAAGTTAGTAAGGACTTCAAATTAGATACTAATATTGCTGAGGCACTAGCTGAAGCTGTAATGAAGTTTGAGGACTGGCTAGCAGATGTCATATATGGTGAGAAAGTTCCAGAAGGTTATATTGTGATGCAACAAAAGATTTCAGGAAAAAAAAGTGATGATGTATCTGATAAAGGGAGTCTGGAACAG ATGTATGATGAATTCTGCCCTCTGTTGCTGAACCAGTTCAAATCAAGAGACTCTACACAATTTGAGATGTTTGATGCAGCCCTGGATGAATTCTATAGTAAAATTGAAAGCCAACGTGCTGAACAACAGCACAAGACTAAAGAAAATTCTGCCATGCAGAAACTTGAAAAAATCAAAGTTGATCAG GAAAGCCGTGTGCATGCACTTAAGAGGGAAGTTGAGCAATGTATGAAATTGGCGGCACTGATAGAATACAACTTAGAGGATGTGGATGCCGCCATCCTAGCAGTCCGTGTAGCTCTCGCCAATGGTATGAGCTGGGTTGATCTGGCTCGTATGGTGAAAGAGGAGAAGAAATCTGGAAACCCTGTGGCTAGTCTCATCGACAAGCTTCATCTTGAAAGAAATTGCTTCACGCTGCTTCTAAGCAACAATCTTGATGAGATGGATGATGATGAGAAAACACAACCTGTGGACAAG GTTGAAGTTGATATTGCACTTTCAGCTCATGCAAATGCTCGTCGGTATTATGAAATGAAGAAGAAGCAAGAGAGCAAGCAGGAGAAAACCATCACAGCACATGAAAAAGCATTCAAAGCTGCTGAGAGAAAAACCCGCCAACAACTTTCACAG GAAAAAACAGTTGCCACAATTTCACATATGCGCAAGGTTCACTGGTTTGAAAAATTCAATTGGTTCATCAGCAGCGAGAATTATCTGGTTATCAGTGGACGAGATGCTCAACAAAATGAGATGATAGTAAAACGCTATATGTCCAAAGGAGACCT GTATGTCCATGCTGATCTCCACGGCGCATCTAGTACAGTAATCAAGAATCACAGGCCTGAAAACCCTGTACCCCATCTGACTTTGAATCAAACTGGATGTTATACA GTGTGCCACAGCCAGGCTTGGGACTCAAAGATTGTTACTAGTGCTTGGTGGGTGTATCCTCACCAGGTTAGTAAAACAGCTCCTACAGGAGAGTATCTTACTGTTGGAAGCTTCATGATTCGCGGAAAAAAGAATTTTCTCCCTCCCCAACCTCTTATTATGGGTTTCGGAATATTATTTCGCTTAGATGAAAGTTCTTTGGGATCTCATCTGAATGAAAGAAGAGTAAGAGGAGAAGAGGAAGGAATTGGTGACACTGAGCAGAATGAACCTTTCAAAGAAATATCGGACTCTGGTTCTGATTCTGAGAAGGAAGTATCAGGTGAAAAGGAATCAGACTCATCAAGCCTCATTTCTCTGTCATCAGAAAGACCACTAGGGGAGGGCTTATCCTCACAAGCCTCATCCAGAGGCTTGGAAGTTTCTGAAGTAGCTGTCAAGCAGGACTTTTCTAATGAAACTACTACTTCGGGAATTTCCATTGGTAATGTTAAAGAACATGACTCTTCCAGCAAAACTGCTGCTGCTATGCCAGATTTTCAGGATCTTATGGATAGAGCCCTTGAGCTTGGATCTGGTACCGCATCTACTAAGAATTATGGGCTCCAACCCTCGGGAGAAGATATTGTGGAGGAAcatgaccatgaaatgacaAAAGCAGCACAGAGAGATAAACCTTATATTACAAAAGCTGAAAGGAGAAAGCTCAAGAAAGGTGAGAAAGAGGGTGCTGTTGCGCCTGCTGAACATGAAAAGGGAGCAGAAAGAAATCATCACCCTGTAAGCCAGCCAGACAATGATGTTAAAACTTCAAAGGCTGGTACTGGAAAAACTAGCCGTGGGCAGAGAGGAAAACTGAAGAAGATAAAGGAAAAGTATGCTGATCAAGATGAGGACGAGAGGAACCTTAGGATGGCTTTGTTGGGT GCTGCTGGGAAATCAAAAAAGAACATGGAGAATGCTGAGAATGAAAAGGCCGCTGCAGAAAAAGTGGTCAAGCCCACTACTG GAGCTGCAGATGCGGTAAAGATATGTTATAATTGTAAAAAAGTGGGTCATACATCGCGAGAATGTCCGGAACATCCAGATGATACTAAAAAGAGCAAGACAGGTGGCAAGATTGAGAGTGCTGAAAGTGAGATGGATAAGGTGATGATGGAGGAAGATGATATCAATGAGATTGgtgaagaagagaaagagaaacTAAATGATGTGGACTATCTAACTGGAAACCCAATCCCTAGCGACGTCTTACTCTATGCAGTACCTGTCTGTGCCCCGTATAACGCTGTACAAACATATAAATACCGCGTCAAGTTAATTCCCGGCTCATTGAAAAAAGGGAAAG CTGCCAAGACGGCGATGAACCTGTTCGGTCACATGCCTGAGGCAACAAGCAGGGAGAAGGAACTAATGAAGGCTTGCACAGATCCTGAGCTTGTTGCTGCCATAGTTGGTAATGTAAAGGTTTCAGCGGCAGGCCTCACACAGCTGAAGCAAAAGcagaagaaaaacaagaaaGCAGCAAACAAGGGAGCAAAGAGCTAA